ATTTTTCGGATGGCGATCTGGAATATTCTGAAGATGAAGTGGATACCACAGAAGTAAATAAAGTAGAACATATAGACCCAGTTAAGTGTTCATTAAATTAGTACATTGTTACACTTTTAAATTAGtcaaatgataataaaaattaatttttatttttagaaaaccCTTACTTGGTTACCGTGGACTTGGTATCAAACAACATGGGTTGGTAACAAAatattgaatggttgtgattatgTTGGTGAATGGTTGGCAGATTTTTTTGGCATCACATCCCCAAAatatgaatttgaaattaatgaattttatagaCTTCAGGCtcttgaaaatgaaaagaaacatAAACAGGATTTAGAAATGGGAGGATGGAATCCTCAGAACCAAAATAAtcttattaatagtaataatatataataaaatactgattattgtattttgcaatatttattcactaaattaatattttattaataaacagtattatcaatactgaaatatttaatacttcaaaaatcatt
Above is a window of Megachile rotundata isolate GNS110a chromosome 1, iyMegRotu1, whole genome shotgun sequence DNA encoding:
- the LOC100880591 gene encoding protein FAM177A1, with the protein product MSLEKGEVCDLSDVVLNENINTDEHDKKSLKQPVRVLHFSDGDLEYSEDEVDTTEVNKVEHIDPKTLTWLPWTWYQTTWVGNKILNGCDYVGEWLADFFGITSPKYEFEINEFYRLQALENEKKHKQDLEMGGWNPQNQNNLINSNNI